The DNA sequence CCACTGGAGCATTGGCGCCCGCTTTGTTGCGCCAATCCCGTATCTAATCCTGGGTGAAGGCTACTTCGGCACCGGCCTGCTGGCTAAAACGGACCCGCAACTCATAACGAAGCTGAGTGCCTCCGTGGGACCCCGGTTCAGACTAGGTCTGAACACTACCTATCAAGCCGACACGCGAAAGATATACCCGTCCCGGCCGGGCATCTGGACGTTTCAGGCACTGGCAACGATCGGCAGCAGCCAGCGTAACGTAACGGTAGGTTACGGCATTACGGTGCCGAAAACCAAACTCATCTATTACACCTACCAATCGGTGTTCTCGTCGGCGGCACCCCAGTATACCTACGTCTATGTCCCGAACCGTACGTTCCTGACCGTCGGTGTCAGCCAGAAAATTACGCCTGGCCTGACGTTCATCAGCGACAACCTGATCAACCTGGGCCCGCAGAACTACTATAATTTCGCCGAGCGGGCATCGCTATCGGCCGCTCTGCGGATCGACCGCCGGCGGCACGCGTTCGATGTAGGGGTGTTCTCGCTCATCTACCAGCACCCGTACCTCTGGGACGGTCACAAAACCCGACTCTTTCCGTATGTCGGTTATAATTTGCTAATTGGGCGCGATTAACCCGCCGTACTAATGAACTATCTGTTGCTTATAACCCTGCTCGTGCTGCCCTTCGCGGGAATTGCGCAGGACGAATATTACCCCAAATCCGGCCAGTCTGTCAAACAGCCGGCTTCTCCAGCCTACATCATTGTGCTGAAAGATGGTACCGAACTGCGGGGCGAAATTCTGCGGCAGGATAGTGTCGAAGCTGTGATCCGGACCCGTAATCTGGGGGAGGTCCGGGTGAAGTCGGAGCAGATCATCCGGATGGAACGACAGGACAGCAAAGAACCGGGCGGGACCTATGCCAATCTGTTTCCGCAAACGATGCGGGTGGCTCCAACGGCGTTTTCAGCCGAAAAAGGGCGGCTTTACTACCGGAATTATTATCTCTACATCAGCCAGTTCGAGTACGGCGTTAATGACAACTGGAGCGTTGGGGCTACGTTTTATTCATTCCTACCCACCAACCTGTTCAGCCTCACTACCAAAGTGTCCCTGCCGGTAAGTAGCCGGGTTCGGGTAGGGATTAACGCCCAATACGCGGCCGCCCGCTTTGACCGGTATCTCGAGGGGATAGCTTATGTTCAGGGTATTGTCACCACCGGCGACCGGCGCAACAACACAACCTACGGCCTGGGGGCCACGGTATCCAACGGCCGGGTGTCGAGTAACCTGGTAGGTACGTTCGGGCTGGTTCGTAAAGTCAGCCCCAAGCTGACATTTATCAGCGAGAATTTCGTGCTCTTTGGTAACGGTGTCAATCGGTACGTTAGTTTTGCGGGGGTCCTGTCGGGCGGCATTCGTTTCGACCGTCGGCGACACGCGTTCGATCTGGCAGCGTACATCCCGCTCGTCTTTGGCCCGGATGTTGACACACCCATTACGGTTATTCCGTACGGCAGTTATCACCTGCGAATCGGCCAGTGACATAATCGACGGGTTTATCTGACTCGGTACACCGATTTCATGTATTTTCGCCGTTGTAGTCAGACAACCCACCGTTTCCATGCCCGAAAACCCCACTGGTTTACCGTCTTTTATTCGTTCCTGGTCCCAGCTGTACGCCATCGTCATTGGCAGTCTGGTTGCTGAGATAGTCGTTTTCTACGCACTAATGCGCTGGCTGTCATGAGTATAATCGACTGGAGTGTGCTTGTGGTTACCCTGCTGGGCGTTATAGTATATGGCATCGTGCGCAGCCGGGGCAGTCGGAGTATGGACGATTACCTGCTGGCGGGCCAGTCGCTGCCGTGGTACCACGTAGGTTTGTCGGTGATGGCCACGCAGGCCAGTGCCGTCACATTTTTGTCGGCACCGGGGCAGGGCTTTTCCGATGGCATGCGGTTCGTACAGTTTTATTTTGGCTTGCCGCTGGCGATGGTCGTGCTGTCAGTCACCTTCGTGCCCATCTTCCACCGGCTGAAAGTATTTACGGCCTATGAGTTTCTGGAAAACCGCTTCGATGTGCGGGTCCGGACCCTAACGTCGAGCCTGTTTCTGCTGCAGCGGGGCCTTTCTACCGGCCTGTCGATCTACGCGCCGGCCATCATATTGTCGACGATTCTGGGCTGGAATATTTACTGGACAAACTTGCTCATGGGTGGTATTGTGCTGGTCTATACCGTAACGGGTGGGACTAAAGCCATTTCGTACACCCACCTTCAGCAAATGGCTATCGTGACGTTTGCCATGGCGCTGGCCGGATTCCTGACGGTTAAACTACTGCCCGAAGGCGTTGGCTTCGTCGATGCCCTGCACGTAGCGGGTAAAGCCGGTCGCATGAACCTGATCGATCTGGAGTTCGATCCCAATAGCCGGTATAACCTCTGGTCGGGATTAATTGGGGGTTTCTTCCTGCAACTATCTTATTTCGGTACCGATCAGTCGCAGGTGGGGCGGTACCTGACGGGCGAAACGATCGGGCAGTCCCGGCTGGGCCTGCTCATGAACGGCCTGCTCAAAGTGCCCATGCAGTTCCTGATTTTGCTGGTTGGGGTACTCGTATTCGTGTTTTACCAGTTCAACCCGGCCCCCGCTTTTTTCAACAAACAGGAAACCGACAAGCTCAGACAAAGCCAGTACGCGGGTGCTTACCAGCTGGCCGAAATCAAACACCAGAATCTGGCTGTGCAGCGCCAAAAAGCCGTTACCGACATGCAGGTAGCGCTCAAAGCCAACAACGAAGCGGGTCAGGAAGCGGCCGGGGCGGTACTGCGCGAAACCGACGATGCGCTGAAAGTTGTGAAAGCCGATGTTGTCAAGCTCATTGAAAAGAATAACCCCGCTGCCGACACCAACGATGTGAACTACGTATTTCTGCGGTTCGTACTCGACTACCTGCCCCACGGTCTTATTGGCCTGCTGATCGCTGTTATCTTCAGTGCTTCCATGGGTTCCATTGCCTCAGCGTATAATTCACTGGCGTCGACGACGGTGGTAGATGTGTACAAGCGCCTGGTCCGGGCCGAAGCCGACGATGCGCACTACCTGCGGGCATCGCGCTGGGCAACGGTCGGGTGGGGGGTATTTTGCATCGTAGTAGCGCAGTTTGCCAACCGGTTGGGTAGCATGATCGAGGCCGTCAATATCCTGGGGTCGCTGTTTTACGGGGTCATCCTGGGCGTCTTCGTCGTCGCTTTTTATGCCAAATCCATCGGTGGACGCGCTACGTTCTGGGCGACCCTCATTGCCGAAGTGTTTGTCATTATCAGCTGGTACCTGGACCTGACGGCATTCCTGTGGCTGAACGTCATTGGCTGTCTGCTAGTGGTGGGCATCGCCTGGCTGCTACAGATGGGCATCGGTCGCAACGAGCGCACAGCGTCCGCGTAGACGTAGAGATGAATCCCTTTGCGTCTCTACATGCGTCAGCAACCCCTGCGTCATTACGCTGCTACTCCTGCACCTCCAATCGGTAGCCGACGCCGTGGACGGCCGTTATCCGAATGGTGGGGTCGTTCTGAAGCAGCTTACGAAGCCGTGACACAAATACGTCGACGCTCCGGCCAACGGTAACACCCTCATCTTCCCAAACCAGTTTCAGGATCTGGTTACGTGCCAGCACTTCATTGGGGTGACTGATTAGCAGACGCAGGAGCTTCGTTTCGCGATACGTCAGGGTATACTGACTGGAACCTGAGGTCAGCAACTGGTTGCCTACATTAAGCCACGACTGCCCAAACCGAATGGCCTGATCCGGTAACGTACTGGATTGCCCTATCGGCCCAACGACCCGCGCCGACCGACGCCATGCGATGAACGCTATCCCTGAACACAACCCGGCCAGGGCCACCAGCGACCACGGCATTGCCGGCTGTGGCGCTGGTGCAACGGGGTGGATAGTAAGCTGGAGAACGTAGCACCCGGCCGCCATTGAACGGCCTTTGCAGGGAATAGGGCTACCCGCCAGCAGGTCGGTCAGGCTATACCCAAGTTGCAGCTCACCCCGGGCGCAGTCGAGTACGGCAACATCGTAGGAACCGTTAACCTGGTGAATCCGGAGCGACTCCTGCAGCAGGGTTGGTAGTGAGTCGTAATTGAACGCCCGGCTGAACGCAACCCGAAATGTACGGTCATTCGGTTGCTCGACAGGCGGAATCCGTGACGTAGAGTCTCCGGCCAGCCGGAGCAGGTGATGCGCTGTCCGGCGAAGGGCAAGGTTAACTTTTTCGGCTCGGTACGGTCCCGAACCAGCCGATTGTACTTCGTTTGATCCTGATGTGGTGCCCACAAACCGGACAAATAGCATCCCGACCAGCAACAGTGCTACGCTGCCAGCCAGAATGCGTAAAAAGGGTAGGTGGGTAATTTTCATACGTACAGGAGTGGCGGATAGGTTAGCAGCCGGGTCCGAAACTGAAGACGAACAGATTCAATGAGTTTAGCCGGATGGTACGTTTGGAGCGCATATCGGCCGAACGAATGGGCTCAAGCACCAGCTCATCCCCATAGCGGGCAAAGGGCATGACGGTATCGAGTGGAACGGCGAAGTTGTCTCCCGTTTCCGCTGAACGAACCTGGCGAACGATGGTACCCTTGCGTCGGAGGTAGAGCCGGAAGGGAACGGATCGCTGATGCTCGGACACCAGGTTGCTTTCCCGCAAGCCGATGGAACCCCGGGTGTGCAGTGAAAACGTAAAGTAGTCGACAGGACGCCCGTTCAGCGTGACGGCATCGTCATAGAGTGGGGCTGCCGAATGAGCGTCGGCTGGCCGTATCATCCTGCCTGCGAGAAGAAGCGTTAGCAAAACAATTGAAAATCGGGCTGTTTTCATGGGTGGCGGGGATGGTTGTTTACAAAACGAGAATTTCATTGTGGGGCAGCACATACTGCCTGTCCGTTGTCAGGAGGATAAGGTGGTCTCCTTTTTTGCAGTTCGCCAAAACGGACTTCACCGGGTAGTGTCGGTACGTCTGACGGGTATACAGATGTACCGTTCCGGTCGCTTTGTCGCGAATGGCAATGCTGAACTCAACGTTACGGAGCGGCTTTGTCACCGTTGGTGTCAGTGCGACGGTTTGCACCGTGAGTATACCCGTTGCGGAGGCTGGTAACTGACAGCGCCCTTTTGGACTGTAGCTGGTGACGATCAGTTTATTGCTGAGGAAAGCCGCCGTACACCGGGAGTACGGCGGTCGGGCTAAACCCGGTGTCGCGGAAAAACAGGCGCTCAACATACCGAAAAAAAGCAGTTGGTGTTTCATGGTGCTGTGCGTTTGGAATGTGATGAGACAAACCTACATTGGTTGCCAGCGTTGGCCATGAAACAGTCGTAAAAGAGTGTAAAGGAAATGTAAAAGTATGTTTTTGGTCTGATAAACAACGGGTTGGTTAGTGTGCGACTGATTCATACGCCTGTTAACCAACCCGTCGTTAGCCTGGGGCTTTCACTCATAATCGACTCCTACAGCACCAGACGGGCCCGGATAGCCGCAACGGCTTCGTCGTAGGAAGCCCCGATGGGAATCGTCTGGTTGGCGACCGTAATCTCCTGCCGGGCTATTTTCGTAATCTTACCGACGGCCACGCAAAACGACCGGTGTACGCGCACGAACTGCTCGGGAGGCAGGTGCTGCAGTAGATCGGTCATGGTCTGGCGACTGAGCAGCTTGCGGTTGGTAAGCACCAGCGAGAGGTAGTTGCCCTCGGCTTCGATGTACAAAATATCATCCAGCAACACTTTTTCTTCTTCGTAGCCCGTCTTGACAAACAAGTAATCCGGCGTGTTTCCCGCCCGATGAGCGTGCATGTCGAGGGCTTTGGTACAGGCTTTTAAAAAACGGGGTAGTGAGAAGGGTTTAAGCAGGTAATCCACGGCGTCCAGTTCAAAGCCCTGTACCGCAAATTCCGAGTAAGCCGTAGTAAAGATTACCATCGGTACCCTGGGCAGGCATTTTACCACGTCCAGCCCCGAGATGTCGGGCATCTTGATGTCGAGAAACAGCAGGTCGATACGGTTGGTTTGCAGGTAGGTAATGGCGTCGAATGCATCGGTGAAAACGGCTTTCAGATCCAGAAACGGGACTTTGGCCGCGTGAAGCCTGATAATGTCCAGCGCTTTGGGTTCGTCGTCGATGGCAATGGCGGTCAGCGGCATTGGGTTGATTCGTTTAAGTAGGGCCACCGGTCCTGACGGAAGACCAGTACTACTGCTGATCGGGCTATTGGCGGTTTCCTCAAAGATAAACGGAGCGCCGTCATCTCCCGGAAAAAAAGCTGGCGGGGAGCCGGTTCGCAGCGGAGAGGGGTACCTATTTCAGCTTTGCTTTATCCGCCGGTCCATGCCCTCCACCGCAATGGCAAGATCAGTCGGGGCTTTTCGGTCATCATAGCCCACGTTCCGACCAGTCAGGATGCGCAACTGATCCGGCGGAATATCGACCAGCTTTTTTATCGTCGGTTTGAATGCCTGCCCGTTGTAATCATCCGAAATGCTACGCAGCATTTCGTTAAGCCGATTCATGCCGTCGCCTGCGTCAGTGATGATCACCAGATCCTGACCCAACTGCCGGCATTGTCTGGAAAGAGCGGCAGCCTTCATTGCAACCCCCATGCCCAGGGAGCCTCCAATCACCTTTTCCTCCAGGGCTTGGCCCCAAGCCGCAGTGGCCGAAGTATCGGGTGGGCATTGATTCGGCCGTAGGCTGCGAAAGAATCGGGTTTGCCCTACCGCCATCGGGATAAGCCACAGCAGCAGAAGGGGAATGAACAGGTATTTCATACGCACTTGGTTTAAACAGTTGCACGCGGAATGTGATCGGGTAGCTTACCAGTAGGTGAGGATCAGCGACGCGAAGTAATCCTGCTCGGACTCCTGCATATCGTGTTGATAGCGACCGGGGTAAATCAGGTCCAACCGCTTACGAACGTTGTCCAGGCCCACACCGGGCTTGGCCACTTCGGGGTCATTGACGGCTTTGGCGTGCCGGGAATTGTGGACTTTAAGATACAGCCGGGTGTCGTCCAGTGTTAGGGTAATGTGTATCCACGAGTGGGCCCGGAAGCTGATGCCGTGCTTGAACGCGTTCTCGATAAAAGGCGTCAGCAGCATGGGAGCAATATACAGGGCACGGTTCGGCTCCTGAATCGTAACCTGAATATCAATATCATGCGTCTCATCGATGCGCATCCGCTGGAGCTGGATGTAATTGCGCAGGTATTCGATTTCCTTGTCGAGCGGTATTCGGTCGAGGTTGTTCTCCTGCAGCATGAACCGCATCATATCGCCCAGTTTCTGAATGCCGTCGGCTGTTTTCTCGCTATTCTCATTCAGGGCCGTGGCATACAGGCTGTTGAGCGCGTTGAACAGAAAGTGCGGGTTGATCTGCGCCCGCAGGTTCGCCAGCTCGGCCGCTTTAGCCGACACTTCGGTCTTGAGCGCCGTTTGTTCGTTCGTCAACAGGCGCCGGACATAGGCAATGGCGAAAGCCGTTGTCAGCACAATGGCCGAAAACGATATAATGGGGTCAAGCGCGTAGTAATAGAAGGTGGTAACGGCTCCCCACAGGATTGTTGTGGCCACGATAACGGTGAGCACGGTCGTGCCGATCAGGCTAACCAGCACCATCCGGGACAATCGGGATTCTGCAAAGAGGGGTAGAATAGACTGGTATATATATCCCTGAAGAACCAGGATCTGTAACAACATGCCGGACAGTAAAAGTGTATCACCGGAACCACCACGCCATAGCGTAACGGGCAGCGTACCGGTGAGCACGAAATTTGCCGTCAGCAGGCACAGACTGATCAGCAGCAGGTAATTGATGCGGGTAACGTGCTGCTCCGATTCCTGTTTAATTTTACGAACCAGCCGCTGGTAATACTGAAACGCCAGTTCATACAGCCCCACTAAAATGGCTAACCCAATCGTGTTGGCCAGCACGGTCCGCTTGCGGAAAAGCGAGTACACCTTCAGGCCAATCACGTCCCCAGCGGTGTTGTGCTGGTAGCGGACATAAAGCTTCAGGTACTGGTAGAGAAACACGCCAACCAGCAGCAGCCCGATTGATAAGCCCAGGTATAAACCTGCTTTCCGGTCGTTGGTCCGGTCCTGAATAAGCGGAAAGGCGTGGGCGTGAAATACGTACCCGGCCGCCAGCAACAGGCCGATGCCGGCAATGAGCGGTACGTTGTTGTTCAGGATATGGTCGTAGGCAGCCAGGTTTCGACCGATCGTGGCCGCCGGTACGTTGCTGCGTTCGGCGGTCGTTATCATCCCGTCGAACCGGTTAGCTTCGTTCAGAAGGCGCCGGATCGTGTATAGAGTGGCCGTACCCAGTACAAAAATTAATTCATATCGTCGAAATACCTTCCAGTCGTGCATAACTCTGATTGATTGTTGATCAAAGCTATAGACCGGGACAAGGCGCGGGGAAAAAATGGGTTGAACTGGTTTGAAAATGGGTCGAATCGGGTTGCGGGTCGAAAAAGAAGATGCAGCAGAGGGATGGAGACGGATGGCCACCGTTTATAGGTTGTCAGGTCCGGGCGGCTTTACGTACCAAAAAGGGGTACTGAACCCGTAACTGGTTCAGTACCCCTTTTTGGGCATATTTAGGCTGTCTTACCGATGGCCACCGCGGAAGCCGCCACCACTGTGGAAGCCACCCGCCCCGCCGAAAGTGCGCATCCCGCCGTAGCTGGTACCACCCCACGACTGCATCCGGCCAGCCCCGGCGCTCGCGTTCGGATAGCGGCTCAGGGGAGATGCCATTCGGATACCGCTGTTGGTTCGAACGTAGGGCCGGGTGTTGGAAAGCCCGCTGGCGCGGCCCCCACTTACGGTATAGGCCGGATTGAACGCCCGGTGAGCCGCCGACATAAAGCCGGCGTTACCCGGTGTCCAGTATCGATGCTGACCAATGGTGCGTCCGTAATAGGTATTGAAGCGATTGTACAGGTGCGGATACGCGTAGTAGCCGCCGTTAAAAAACCAGTTCGAGAAGCCGATCGATGGCAGGCCATAGACCATGAAATTGCCCCCCAGCCCGTAAGCAAAGCCGGATCCATACCACCAGGCCGATGGATACCAGAGCGGAGCGCCGTACCACCCTGGGTACCCAAACCAGAACGAATAGGGGTTCTGATAAGCATAGGTGTTGGTGGGCCAGGCCGGATTTGGGTTAATACTGGTGTTATAGCCATTTGCCCGGGCGTAGTCCCGACCAGCCTGCTGCAACTCCTGCCGGGCCTGCGGGTCCTGATCGAGTTCCCGTTGGTACTCGGCCATTTCCTGCTGGTTCTGAGCCGTTACTGTGTCGTGCAACGTATTCAGGTTCTGCGTTACTCCGGCCGGGTCTGCCTGAAAAGCCTGACCTAGCTGAGCCGTTTTGTCGATCTGCTGGGTCAGCAGCGACATCACATCGGGCATGCCGATCAACTGGCGGAAGGCTGCCTGCGTGGGCAGGTCGAGTGGAGCGATCAGGTTGTCGAATGCCTGTCCGGCCTGCTGATTGAGATTATCGACCTGAACCAGGTCGGCATGGTGATGACGGTAGAGTTTCCAGGCTGTTTCCTGTAAATCAGTCGGCAGGGCTTTGGTAACTGCCTGAACCGACGACTGATTCGTGTTGGCCGGCAACGTAGCCAGCGTGTGCATGATGTCGGGGAAGCGGGCAATATCGTAGAACCAGCCCTGTTTGGTTTGCCCGAACGATTCGATCAGGTTGATAAAGGCATCCTGACTGTCGCCCTGTTGCTGCGCGATACGGGCTAATACGTTGGGTTGCTGGCTGGCCAGCAGGATAGCATGACGGACATCGTCACGGTAAGGCGCAATAGCAGAAACGAGGGTCGAGTCGGAGAAAGCCGGTAGGCGGTTGTCTTCAGGCGTCTGAGCGAGCGTTGATTGCCCTTGCGCGAACAGTAATCCCAGGCCCAGCACAAGGGCCGTAGCGGATGGGAAGTTTTTGAACGCGTTCATGAGTGAAACCTTGGTTTAATAGGTGGTCCTGCGCCAGCCCGGCACCTGGCTCCGTCAAGCCGGAAAGGGGCTGTCAGGCTGTCTTGGCGGCTATAGTA is a window from the Spirosoma rigui genome containing:
- a CDS encoding winged helix-turn-helix domain-containing protein, with the protein product MKITHLPFLRILAGSVALLLVGMLFVRFVGTTSGSNEVQSAGSGPYRAEKVNLALRRTAHHLLRLAGDSTSRIPPVEQPNDRTFRVAFSRAFNYDSLPTLLQESLRIHQVNGSYDVAVLDCARGELQLGYSLTDLLAGSPIPCKGRSMAAGCYVLQLTIHPVAPAPQPAMPWSLVALAGLCSGIAFIAWRRSARVVGPIGQSSTLPDQAIRFGQSWLNVGNQLLTSGSSQYTLTYRETKLLRLLISHPNEVLARNQILKLVWEDEGVTVGRSVDVFVSRLRKLLQNDPTIRITAVHGVGYRLEVQE
- a CDS encoding sensor histidine kinase; the protein is MHDWKVFRRYELIFVLGTATLYTIRRLLNEANRFDGMITTAERSNVPAATIGRNLAAYDHILNNNVPLIAGIGLLLAAGYVFHAHAFPLIQDRTNDRKAGLYLGLSIGLLLVGVFLYQYLKLYVRYQHNTAGDVIGLKVYSLFRKRTVLANTIGLAILVGLYELAFQYYQRLVRKIKQESEQHVTRINYLLLISLCLLTANFVLTGTLPVTLWRGGSGDTLLLSGMLLQILVLQGYIYQSILPLFAESRLSRMVLVSLIGTTVLTVIVATTILWGAVTTFYYYALDPIISFSAIVLTTAFAIAYVRRLLTNEQTALKTEVSAKAAELANLRAQINPHFLFNALNSLYATALNENSEKTADGIQKLGDMMRFMLQENNLDRIPLDKEIEYLRNYIQLQRMRIDETHDIDIQVTIQEPNRALYIAPMLLTPFIENAFKHGISFRAHSWIHITLTLDDTRLYLKVHNSRHAKAVNDPEVAKPGVGLDNVRKRLDLIYPGRYQHDMQESEQDYFASLILTYW
- a CDS encoding LytR/AlgR family response regulator transcription factor, with the protein product MPLTAIAIDDEPKALDIIRLHAAKVPFLDLKAVFTDAFDAITYLQTNRIDLLFLDIKMPDISGLDVVKCLPRVPMVIFTTAYSEFAVQGFELDAVDYLLKPFSLPRFLKACTKALDMHAHRAGNTPDYLFVKTGYEEEKVLLDDILYIEAEGNYLSLVLTNRKLLSRQTMTDLLQHLPPEQFVRVHRSFCVAVGKITKIARQEITVANQTIPIGASYDEAVAAIRARLVL
- a CDS encoding sodium:solute symporter, with protein sequence MSIIDWSVLVVTLLGVIVYGIVRSRGSRSMDDYLLAGQSLPWYHVGLSVMATQASAVTFLSAPGQGFSDGMRFVQFYFGLPLAMVVLSVTFVPIFHRLKVFTAYEFLENRFDVRVRTLTSSLFLLQRGLSTGLSIYAPAIILSTILGWNIYWTNLLMGGIVLVYTVTGGTKAISYTHLQQMAIVTFAMALAGFLTVKLLPEGVGFVDALHVAGKAGRMNLIDLEFDPNSRYNLWSGLIGGFFLQLSYFGTDQSQVGRYLTGETIGQSRLGLLMNGLLKVPMQFLILLVGVLVFVFYQFNPAPAFFNKQETDKLRQSQYAGAYQLAEIKHQNLAVQRQKAVTDMQVALKANNEAGQEAAGAVLRETDDALKVVKADVVKLIEKNNPAADTNDVNYVFLRFVLDYLPHGLIGLLIAVIFSASMGSIASAYNSLASTTVVDVYKRLVRAEADDAHYLRASRWATVGWGVFCIVVAQFANRLGSMIEAVNILGSLFYGVILGVFVVAFYAKSIGGRATFWATLIAEVFVIISWYLDLTAFLWLNVIGCLLVVGIAWLLQMGIGRNERTASA
- a CDS encoding DUF3300 domain-containing protein; its protein translation is MNAFKNFPSATALVLGLGLLFAQGQSTLAQTPEDNRLPAFSDSTLVSAIAPYRDDVRHAILLASQQPNVLARIAQQQGDSQDAFINLIESFGQTKQGWFYDIARFPDIMHTLATLPANTNQSSVQAVTKALPTDLQETAWKLYRHHHADLVQVDNLNQQAGQAFDNLIAPLDLPTQAAFRQLIGMPDVMSLLTQQIDKTAQLGQAFQADPAGVTQNLNTLHDTVTAQNQQEMAEYQRELDQDPQARQELQQAGRDYARANGYNTSINPNPAWPTNTYAYQNPYSFWFGYPGWYGAPLWYPSAWWYGSGFAYGLGGNFMVYGLPSIGFSNWFFNGGYYAYPHLYNRFNTYYGRTIGQHRYWTPGNAGFMSAAHRAFNPAYTVSGGRASGLSNTRPYVRTNSGIRMASPLSRYPNASAGAGRMQSWGGTSYGGMRTFGGAGGFHSGGGFRGGHR